aaaaaaccCCAGAACtttgtaaggttttttttttgtctttctccctctttttatAAAGCATCATGTTTTTATGATTTCATTGTTTGAATACAGTTATGCAGGGTGAATTtagtgttttttcttcttttagttgGATTTATATGGCTTCATAAAATTGTTTTAGCAGTTATTTATGGGTTAAATATTATGGGTTAAATATTTGCAGAGTTTATTAgttttatataaaaaaaatagaaataaataactTATATACAGAAAGTTTGTCAAATGTCTTTGTCCAGTTTGTGTTGGTCCGACATATTAGTTTGTATAGTGCCATATTTTCATTCATTTCAACTACGCAATATTTATTCCTGAAAAGTTATATAATGAATCACACCACTATATACTTAATGTTGTAAATCTAATCCACAGCCTGTAATCTCCATCACATCTGTTGCTTGTAATTTAAATGACCTGTCATTGTTTTTCTTGTTGGATTCAATTTATGTCATGTGTTACCAAGACAAATCTTAAAAAGAGTGATGTACAGTAGTTGCTATCATAGGCCTTCAGGGTAATTTTCATTGGCACCTTGCATCTAAAATTATATACTATGTGACCGCGAATTACATTTTTTCCAAGACACTGAACAAATGACAAATTACAAATGAAATGTGCAAAATTAAGAAGTTGCTCATTAAAGTTATCATGACTACTAGTTGTAAAGTTATCTCCCACACAATtctggcaaaaaaaataaaaaaaatatggaTAACACGTTCTGCCTGCACTTTCCGTAAAATGTTGTGCAGCGACAGCATGATCAATAATAAACCAACCCAAATACATTATCTAGTTTGCAAAACGAGCAGAAAACGTGTCATAATCATTATGAAAACAGATTTGACAGCATGAGCCATTTTTCAAAGCATCTATTAAAATGTCATTTTGAAAAGACAAAACCTCCAGCAAGAATTCTATATAAAATTCTGACAATACAAAGGCTAACaaagaataaaataaagtagTTTGGCATTACTATCTGATATctctacaggtgtgtgtgtgtgtgtggggggggggggggggtaaccgtAAATTGTAATATCAATATGGGTTACAAGTACAATAGTTTGAAATGTTAAACCCAGTAGAGATGACTTAGGGGGAAAATATAATACACACCGAATCATAATACACACAAAATTGTAAAGTTACAAATATAGTGGAAAACAATGAAGAAACCTCCCATGCACAATAACTTAAGAGAACATTTCACATACAGGTGTGCATGGCATGTTAACCTTTGGCATGTAGAGTAAAACTGAAGCAGAAAAATAACTAAAGCTGGCTGTTGATGTTGAGATACAACACCTAAACTATCAGGTGGAATTATCCCTCCTTCAAGCACTTGAGATGACAGGATTACCACATGGCTGTAATGACAGGTGGCAATTTAAAAGTGAAATGATTGTGCACAGCTGTTGGAATTTCCTAGTTTGCACATTTAAGTATAATGACTCAAAATTAGACATGTTTATTTAGAATAAGTTGATTAGCTCACGTTTCAAACGCTGCATATAAGTTGACCTGGTACTCAAACTTAATTTAATAAAACATGGGAGTGGGAAAACATGCCTTGTTTGCTGAAGGGCTTGGACTATTGAAATTATAACGTATCACAACTAGCCAAAGAGTCATTAAAATTTAGTTTCAAGTTTAATCCTCAAAGTGGTCCCAATGATTTGGAACTGGTTACTGGATACAGCAATACAAAAAGTATTTATAATTCCCTTATAAATGAAGTTGACAGTTTCACACAAATGTCAATAAGCTACTGAAAGGCCATTTAACATATTGAAAACCTCAATCATTCCACACAGTCATCAAAAGAGTCAAAAACAGTTTCAAGATATGGGACCGTGGAATTCGGTGCTTTGTGTGCAAATGACTAAATGCTCTGCAGCAAAACTTCAACATATAGGCCTGCATGTTAAACCCAACACAAAAATATGGACAAATGTCAAAGTACAAACCAAAGCTTttctaaaaaataaacaaaaaaatacatattttgatGAGAAAGAaaggacaaagaaagagagagtacAAATGTTGTCCAGCAGTGGGAAATGGTGGATTATAGAATCTTCTTTTTGAGTATCAGTGGACCCACGTTGTCTCCAGTTAGCGCGTTGTGTTTTATGTGCGATTTGTCACATACAGGAAACTGCAACAGGAAACAAGTTATTAGCCGACCAGTGAAAAGCCAATTATTTTCCTTGAACTGTCTAATAATTGGTCTGAACTCACAGTTTTGGAGCGCCAGCATCGACAGTAGCAGACATTTGTGCTGTTGAGGTCCTCGATGTCGATCTCGTTGACCACTTTGGGGTTCTCTTTCTGGATCTTGAGGTTGATTAGGCTGTccctctgcttcttcttcttgggCAGGAAGGGTCGGATGGTTAAATAGCCCAGCAGAGCCAGGATTCCCAAGAGAGGTAGCAACCGGAGCCACTCTGAGACTAAGAATcacataaataaatatacacGTGCACAAATGCAAgaacagaaaacacacaaaatcagAAATAGGAGAAATTACAAAAAGAATGGCCATATTATTACACTGCAACAAAGGATAGCCTAATTCCTGTTGTTCACATAGCTGTTTGGAATGAGGATAATCCAGGTCTACCAAGTTCTTGGAAGGCTGGGACCGATGGGAGTCAAAGCAACCATGGCATATGTTACCTTTGCCCCTATGATTCCCATTCATTCATAATTGGTGGGTGGCTAATTTTTGGTTAGGATTATGTTTGTGTTGATAGCCAGAGATCTGCACCCTGCATTCTAGTTTCCCCTGACTTTCAGATCACTCAAGCCACAAAAACACCCCAATCATGAAAATCCTGCAGTTAAGAACTTCATTTGCCCAGCAGGGTTGACTGCAAGGTCACCAAATTATGATAGTGCTGAGTCAGGTGAAAGGTACTGGAAGCAGGGTGGCTTGCTGGTGAGTTACCTTTGCATAACTGGTCACTGGTGAAAGGTTTCATTTCCAAAACAGCCAACATGCGTCAATCAATAGATGTATCCACTTGGCATGTCAAAGGGAAACAACAAGTGCCCAGCCACTTTTTTGCAAATCATTGCCTATTAAATGCCTAAATGTCCATTTATCAAGGCCAGGCTAATAGAGGATTTGCTTATCTATTAGGCTACTAATAAGAAATTGGCTCAATGCTACTGGATGGGAACTGATGAAAAAATCCTCTCACACCAAAAATAGTCAGGCTACCCCAGACAAGTGCTTAGGATACACACATTTGTAAAAAAGGCTCCGACATTTATAGGTGCTTCCCCCTTTAAGACTCTGGCCAGATTCTCCGGTTGTGAGTGACGCAGCCTATGTTCAGTTGTAGTTTGAAGCTAGATGCCTTGCCTAGCGCACGTTGAGACTGTGTTCGTGTTATAAGTGCACACTACATGTAGTTTTCCCCTGCAATACTCGTGTCTAGGTGTATAGTGAAGTTATCCTCATTTGTCCTTTTTTGAGATCCAGTTTGTTCTTTGAGTCACTGACGAAAAGTAAGTGTGTCAGTCTGAGTTGCCTCGTTATGTTTAGCTAGTCTGTGTAGTAGTTGTTAGCTCACTGCGCACCCGTAGGTTCTAAAATGTGAGAAGATATATTCCATGCTAGAATGTCTGTCATAATTCCTTGATTTAAGTGCTAAACTAGCAAAGGTGATGCCTTATACGCTGTTATAGACTAACGTGCAGCTTGTGCCGTCGTGTGTTTGTGTTGATCGTCCAACGTGGACTCCATTTTGTTATTTTTAATCTCTCCTGCAGATGTCGCCATTGTATCGTATATGATAGTAATAGGCCTACTCTAAACGTGTGTAGCTTGAGGCCACCGTTTATGGTATTGTAAAGCGATTGTTATGTTGAATAACTCAGAACCACTGAATGTATGGACATACCTTTATTATGTTTATTGGTAGCCTAACTCATATCCTGTAATGTTGCAATGCTAGTGCCTAATGGCAATTCCCTTTTTGTTGTTGCGGAACTCGctataatttatgctggatttcaatacagttcaCACAAACGAAGTCCAcgtctcctcttcattcctgtgttctgaccgacacaccatcctgtttactCTCTACCTAAGACAAACTAGCCCTTCCAAattatcaaactaacacacattgaAGGTTACTGGTGAAGACAGGCCAGAGACAGAGGATTAAAGGTTGTTATATAATCTCACCATTTGCAGTACATTTGGGTAGgttactgaaaccctgaacaataTAGTTTTGTGGCAATTAAAATGCTAACACGAAAAGGATTTTGATGCCTAATGGGACACTTCTAATTTTATGAAGGATTCATATTCACGTCAAAAAGGAAAAGTAGCTTTGGATTTGGATGATCAAAAAAGGAAAAATTTAGGAACCTTTCATCTTCCATGATACAATAATAGAAAAAAATGACTGTTCGAAATGTGATTTGTTTTTTTATCCTGTCATCATGGGAGAGGATCAAGACAAATTCAAGAATAGGTTCACTTCAGGCAACTTCTAACTTCAAAGTAGATAATTTGAGATATTCAAAGTAATTATCCCAGTTATTAAACACATTCCAGTCTTGCATGCCACGACTCATGTTTGACTCATGTCTTTCTTCGGCTGAATCATCGCAGGGAAGCATCGTCATCATATCTTCAAATATGTTAATGGTTTATTGGTCAGTCACAGGAGAATTTCAGTAACGTAGGCCTAGCTTTGCAttgaggttgtttttttgtgtgtgctatTTTTAGACAAAATATGACACTACCTATTGGTATGTGTTTGCCTAAAGGTCAAGTTGAAGAGCTACCTCAGCTTGTCAAAATACAGGCCTAGTGTCCAGTAGGAGTTTCCTTGATCCTTTATTTGAAGTTTGCCATTGTGTGTTTTCTGCAACACAGGTCAATTCAAGTATAGTTTTGTTGAACCGTTGTACTGTTCTTGATTACTTAATCACTTTTTCTACCATAGGTCTGATGCATTAAAAGGTTTAGCGAAAGGTGCATTGGCAAAATAGCAGCTTTGTGTTTGAACCATTAAAACATCTAGCCTGCAGAAAAATAACATTCCTATTCCTTCTTCCAACTGGACAGTAACCTACTGAAGTgatccaggacccccccccccctcaaaaaaaagagTTCTCATCTGGATTCAACATCTCCTGAATTAAGTAACCTTAGTACCTCAGATTTCTATTGAGTTGGGTGGTTGGGCACCGAGTTGACTTGAttaccaccaaaaacataaaaaacaggtGTTGATAACATCAGGCATACTCTGTGCAGATTTGTTTAAGTCAGCCACGTTTTACAGgactctaaaaaaataaaataactaaaCCTTACTCTCATGTCTTTGAGTCAAATGGCGTGGGTACATTTTCAAAGCAAGGGCTGGACAGGCTGCGCCATGGACTTTGCAAGAAATAGGAAAACTTCCAAAGGCGTCACGGAGTAGAAATACATAACAGAAGGAGTGTTACATGAaagcagcaaacaaacaaacaaaaacgaaacaaataaaaacaaaaacttgaTGACTAACCAACCCTACCGAAGTGACGGGTGCTGCTATCAATGCAAGGCCTTTCGAATTGCAAGGTTACTTCAAGGAGGATGCACATCCTTCTTTTATACAACTTCTTCATAACGAGGGAGCGTTTCCTTCTAACGTGTCCATTGCATGTTTAGTACAAGGTCAACAACTCGACTGATTGCATGCAATGCAAATGAAGTTACGAAACAGCAGAGTATCACAAAACAACTCAGGAATTTGGGTGACAGTTTTGTACGCCAAGTCTTTGTTGGTATTTGAAGTGTGCCTGAAGCAGAGCGGTTTTCCCCCCTATGCTAGTTATGTACCCCCATTGAATTCGTGGGTGAACGCACGGGGACATCATCTTCATCTTCCACCACAGCAACAAAGTTGGTTTTCTTTACCTGTTAACCGCGCAAATCCGCCGACAGTCTCCGGGAGAGGAAGCTTCTTGAGGTAGGCTGGGAGCTGAACTTTTATGATCCTTGAAATAGTTTCCAACACCATCTTGAGTTAATGTTAGGCAGGTCCATCAAATTTCGCTGGTTATTTCCTGCACTTCGTCGACGTCACTGCGCCGGTCAACGCCGTGCCGCACGACCGCTCAGGACTAAGCCCTGTGACGATCCATGTAAACGGCGCAGACGTGTTGGTGAATTGACGCAGCCGCCGCCGGTGACGCTGAGGTATTTGACCAATGAGCGATAGAAGAGTTGGTGGCGTCTGATTGGGCCATGGCGGCAGTCTGGCTAAACGCAAAATAAgctctgtgtgtgaatgtgagagaACAGAGAACAGGATGAAATTATGGCCGCTTGCGGACAAAGCACGCAAGGCTGTGAAAACTGCCTCCTTTGTAGGCGGTCGTGCCTTCATTGCGAAAAAACAAGACTCCTCTTCCTGTCTGAGATAAGGAGCACGGTAACCATAATTTAAAACACCTGCACCTTGTATTGCCTCTGACATTTGGTCTGTTTATTTGAAGAGTTTGATGACTACACCTTAGCTGTTTTTGCGTTGTCTGTGCCTTAATAGGATGCTGTTCTCGTATCATTCCACCATATAGTTTTCAGAGTATACGCTGTGTAGCTGACGTTTTCAAATTTATCTTTTTTTATACAAGTTTGTCGTTATCTCTAGTTTCTCTCAACGCCAGGGGTTTAAGGGATAATTTGAGGCGAAAAGCTTTATTTTTATTTGCCAAACAATGCAAAcccgattttttctttttttcttcctttttttttcaggaGACGCATACTGCCGCTGATGATGTGCGTTTTTGGACGTCTCAGTGGGGAAATTAGGCTTTTTTCTCTCACATGCTTCGCAACGTTCTGCTGGGTTTGCATTCTTAAATTTTATTTTACAAGGGATGTATTGCATACAGACTGCGATAAGAATGGTCACTATAtctgttgtgtctgtctgtcttaatacGTTCAGTTAGACCGATAAATCATACTCGTGACATAGTACATATTCAACTCTGCGCTCTATCAGAAGAACTCCCGGGATGCAATGGGTCTTCTCACGACGCCCCCACTACGGGCACTGACAGGTGTCAAACAACTCACCATACGAGTATTTGACACTCACAACCCCAACTCGATTATGATTAACATTTATGGATACAACACAATGTCAGATAACAATATTTTACTTAGTAGTGTTGTTGAACATGTGATCTAATGCAGTCTCATCCACGCATTGTCAATGACCAGCTGTTTAATCCTGTGAGGACCCGTATTGTATATATAGATCTGCGCATGTGTCAAATAAATATTCTTCTCTTGTTCCAACGCAAGAGcacggtgtgggtgtgtgtcatttcccgcctgaatggcacactttatgtttatgtcttggAACGAGACAATTAATTCGCTGTAGGATGGCTAACGTTAATTCAACAAGTGTGGAAAAAAAGAATTGTCTATTGGCTGGCCACATTTCCTAATGCCTATACTTAAAGGTGATTATTTTAATATTAAATTCGACAACACAATCGACAGGTAGCCACCAGGACCCCAAACTAGTGCCAAAGTAAATTTAAAAATGTTAATGAAAAGATTTGATGTAATAAATGTCTGGAGACACAAATATCGTTGTGACATAACTTTTACTTGGTGCAATAAATCAAGGTCTAGACAATCTAGAATAGATTTTTGGTTAATTTCGAACAATCTTAAAGATTGTGCAAATGTTAACATTATTTCCACCCCATTAACTGATCACAAGGCTATCCAACTTCACATTTCTGTCCTTTCCTCTACTTCTAATTGTCAGAAGAATTCATACTGGAAACTTAATAATTCTGTTTTGTGTCATGAAGCAGTTAAACTTAGGGTTCAAGAACTAATTCAAGTCTTCTGGAATGACAATGAAAATTTGAAGGTGGCAATTTTTTAAGGAAATATCGTGGTAATCTTGCTAAGGATAAACGATGTGAGGAAGAAAAGGTGATTGTCATGATAACGGCCTTGTCCTCTACATGTCCTGATAAGTTGTCCTccgaatataaaaaaaaaacaactaaataaGCTCTATCAATCTAAAGCTGAAGGGGCTTTTGTAAGGTCAGGAGGTGATGGCTGGAAGAAGGGGAAAAGAACTCAGCATATTTATCTAGGTTAGAAAAGTCCCAATCCAAAAATAATACCATTCACCAACTTAGAATAAAGAACATAGTGTGTGATGGTGCAAACCAAATTGCAAACGTATGCTCCAACTTTTAGAaaaatattgtggcgaacgtagaagcaacgactaaggtaactttgcagcccctttattgagctCACACAGAAACGAGAACtaccgaaatgtgacacaatacatgggggtcatcaactcgaacaacaaagttgttcagggtttccgttacaaggttacacatgtggtgtattggatcgagcacttggtgctcgattgtgttggactgtcaccagtactgagttctgtaatacactggtcgagcctagtgtcatgtaccggtttggcatgtaagggcacccgtatgtatgtgacgtcacctgttgacgtggggagaagcgcgaggaatattattcgggcagtcttgcaatacggtggaataaagcaagccacgttaggcattgtgtaataacggtgtgcctaatcatttataatcaatgacacctaaataagcatataggtgggaataacggatcagaacaatggcgacgagtgatgtaccgagcctaagctaagtgatgagctaaagttcgtaacgtttacttagatctgaagtgtagctaacagttgtagctagctagcgcggcagcatggaaaagacagcatgcgtaccggcgtttgattgctactccgacccggcgactttggggccgcggtggacaagatggctaatgtcatttgaactgtttgctgatgggaaaggtctgatcatcgatgataacaccgaggatgcagtgaagcagc
This genomic stretch from Lampris incognitus isolate fLamInc1 chromosome 5, fLamInc1.hap2, whole genome shotgun sequence harbors:
- the cisd2 gene encoding CDGSH iron-sulfur domain-containing protein 2, which translates into the protein MVLETISRIIKVQLPAYLKKLPLPETVGGFARLTVSEWLRLLPLLGILALLGYLTIRPFLPKKKKQRDSLINLKIQKENPKVVNEIDIEDLNSTNVCYCRCWRSKTFPVCDKSHIKHNALTGDNVGPLILKKKIL